Proteins encoded by one window of Mercenaria mercenaria strain notata chromosome 4, MADL_Memer_1, whole genome shotgun sequence:
- the LOC123551757 gene encoding apical endosomal glycoprotein-like, with protein MYGEDVNYLHIYVTTHADGEQHVYSAHKSKRKQWVEAQIEVIDKAYQIILEGVIGIGDLGDIAVDDIMIRSGVCKPSEKGGALTAVYILVPTIITVVVVSSVAIFIWRKRYSSKKTSSDAPRESPSETTGSVNSSRTNETYTGHIVETQNNNMHSKASKVASDESEYTVITDDNIQPHDFNKTEYSIINMNQKIKQDNDHVYDHLKHAL; from the exons ATGTATGGGGAAGATGTCAACTATCTTCATATATATGTTACAACGCACGCCGATGGTGAACAACATGTATATTCTGCACACAAAAGCAAGAGAAAGCAATGGGTAGAAGCGCAAATCGAGGTTATTGATAAGGCTTATCAG ATCATACTTGAAGGTGTAATAGGTATTGGTGATTTAGGAGACATAGCCGTTGATGATATAATGATAAGATCTGGTGTTTGTAAACCAA gtGAAAAAGGAGGAGCTCTTACTGCAGTTTATATTTTGGTTCCAACAATCATTACCGTTGTAGTGGTCAGTAGTGTTGCAATATTTATATGGAG GAAAAGATATTCGAGCAAAAAAACATCCTCTGATGCTCCACGTGAATCACCGTCAGAAACTACAGGTTCTGTCAATTCTTCAAGAACCAATGAAACGTACACAGGTCATATCGTTGAAACTCAAAACAATAATATGCACTCTAAGGCAAGTAAAGTAGCTTCTGATGAAAGTGAATATACGGTAATTACTGACGACAATATTCAGCCACATGACTTTAACAAAACGGAATACAGCATTATTAATATGAACCAGAAAATTAAGCAAGACAATGATCACGTTTATGATCATCTGAAACATGCATTAtaa